In one window of Planctomycetaceae bacterium DNA:
- a CDS encoding TlpA disulfide reductase family protein gives MLSFIRSFSFTILPVQLLLIALMIGRGPCRADDPVLHWVSGDNLPGKLVTADKETLSWQSLLFEQPMQIQLADLASVTWPQQERQSIPPGMHVFQMRNGDVLAGVLTGITEDEFYLQTDRHGLVKLLRKQMRLVHSGSQDSQPANASLLYAGPSGLTGWRHPLISSWTEPPGWVEERGGHVTTTRADAVMFRPLQLPDRYEVELILTSTECPSFVFSLGSNTDSSLRLEVWDQTLVAVSNDVFKEVRRLENNTRRLHLMLFVDHVAHRMIVYSESGQQLAELDTRNSSPGNPGLLIRNGSHDLSIEHLTVSQWDGSNFEGVKPEFSRIHLTNGMSYYGQLQAIVGTPDQAILITDDGKQPVKVSEIQGIVSHYANVPERSVSQIAATWSNGELISGEWMKADEKTITVQTLNSIDPIISSIESIQRIRLPATGTEQPLPDRLFFADGTLPGSLTIDNHPTHPILWTPPGGRNAVRLRSGQPARILAGRKGNESDYDADAFPDVIYLRNNDVIPCRVLQCTSQKIQLSSPFFDAVEVDAGVVRAIELANPKQPKKSGGGFSDPNWRRIVGSPDLKPDHVTFRASEAIGHASILNGDVVEFSLSWTENVSANVLLNLFTQIPSNQPGGPAIAFAIRDNTIMVMDGSVDGRRRADDVDTEIKLPAMKARITIFRQGNKLRVSVNGQVAQSFEMDSIDRTSRALLVRASVINRRRSSGIQPPNAVRANGNRVSPNPIEGETFVRLSNLQIRDTVGNSIRHFIDDDAKAITLTVPRFRSEAPATHVLMSPNGDLLRGHLINADETFVRFESQQETLQIERHRIASIIWLTPPPDIPSGAMGSDGTSEQVTGATLVKDEHAIQIVMDQGLAMSLIPGQMDDTALTGTSSMLGNCQIPSGSIREIFSGQWNSDENFASYTAWDLHHAPDPKWQMPTTDEQVMELVGEPAPDLSLPMLDGSPFRLSDHSGKVLILDFWASWCGPCTKIMPEYVRATSEFAPEKVMLVAVNLKEKPATVSKFLADRNLAPTTLLDRNGIGATIYGVSGIPCTIIIGPDGFVEAVKVGYQPGAAAELRQIVEKILNGTWKRQASGASPAKPNMPRINP, from the coding sequence GTGTTGTCGTTCATCCGCTCGTTTTCATTCACGATTCTGCCAGTCCAGTTACTGCTCATCGCGCTGATGATCGGACGGGGGCCATGTCGCGCGGATGATCCGGTCTTGCACTGGGTCAGCGGAGACAATCTTCCCGGAAAGCTTGTTACAGCAGATAAGGAGACACTGTCCTGGCAGTCACTCCTCTTTGAGCAACCGATGCAGATCCAGCTTGCGGATCTGGCATCCGTGACCTGGCCACAACAGGAACGGCAATCCATTCCGCCCGGCATGCATGTCTTTCAGATGCGGAATGGTGACGTTCTGGCGGGAGTGCTGACGGGGATAACAGAAGACGAATTCTATCTTCAGACGGATCGTCATGGGCTCGTGAAATTGTTACGCAAACAGATGAGACTGGTTCATTCAGGATCACAGGACTCGCAGCCAGCAAACGCCAGCTTATTGTATGCCGGACCGTCAGGTTTAACCGGCTGGCGACATCCGCTGATTTCCTCATGGACAGAACCACCAGGCTGGGTCGAAGAACGCGGCGGACATGTGACAACGACCAGAGCAGACGCGGTCATGTTTCGGCCGCTGCAGCTTCCGGATCGCTATGAAGTCGAATTGATTCTGACTTCCACGGAATGCCCTTCGTTTGTTTTTTCTCTTGGCAGCAACACGGACTCCAGCTTAAGACTGGAGGTCTGGGATCAGACACTGGTTGCGGTAAGCAATGATGTTTTCAAAGAAGTTCGCCGGCTGGAAAACAACACTCGTCGGCTGCACCTGATGCTCTTTGTCGATCACGTTGCTCATCGAATGATCGTTTATTCAGAAAGTGGTCAGCAACTCGCCGAACTTGACACCAGGAATTCGTCGCCAGGCAATCCAGGATTGCTGATCCGCAACGGATCTCACGATCTTTCAATCGAACATCTCACGGTGTCGCAATGGGATGGAAGCAATTTCGAAGGTGTCAAACCTGAATTCAGCCGCATTCACCTGACGAATGGCATGTCGTACTATGGACAATTGCAGGCCATCGTCGGCACACCGGATCAGGCAATCCTGATCACCGACGACGGCAAACAACCTGTCAAAGTCTCCGAGATCCAGGGGATCGTCAGCCATTATGCCAATGTGCCGGAAAGGTCCGTCAGCCAGATCGCAGCTACGTGGAGCAACGGAGAATTAATTTCCGGCGAATGGATGAAAGCCGACGAAAAAACCATCACTGTTCAAACCCTCAACAGTATCGACCCCATCATATCGTCGATCGAATCCATTCAACGAATTCGACTTCCGGCAACAGGCACGGAGCAACCGTTGCCGGACCGGCTTTTCTTTGCAGATGGAACTCTTCCAGGATCGTTAACCATCGATAACCATCCCACGCACCCGATTCTTTGGACGCCGCCGGGTGGTCGCAATGCGGTCCGTCTGCGTTCGGGCCAGCCCGCCCGAATTCTTGCAGGCCGCAAAGGGAATGAGTCTGATTATGACGCGGATGCCTTTCCGGACGTTATCTACCTGCGAAACAACGATGTCATTCCCTGCCGCGTTTTGCAGTGTACATCTCAGAAAATTCAGCTTTCTTCCCCATTCTTTGACGCCGTCGAAGTGGATGCCGGGGTCGTTCGAGCCATTGAGCTTGCAAATCCAAAGCAGCCAAAGAAAAGCGGCGGCGGATTCTCAGATCCCAACTGGAGACGCATTGTCGGCAGCCCGGATCTGAAACCGGACCACGTTACTTTCCGAGCTTCCGAAGCCATCGGGCACGCCTCCATTCTGAATGGTGACGTTGTCGAATTTTCCCTTTCATGGACCGAGAATGTTTCTGCCAACGTCCTTCTGAATCTGTTCACTCAGATCCCAAGTAACCAACCAGGCGGCCCTGCAATCGCCTTTGCGATTCGCGACAACACCATCATGGTGATGGATGGATCGGTTGATGGACGTCGCAGAGCAGATGATGTGGACACAGAGATCAAGCTGCCCGCGATGAAGGCTCGTATCACCATCTTCCGGCAGGGCAACAAGCTGAGAGTATCTGTGAACGGCCAGGTCGCTCAATCGTTCGAGATGGACAGTATCGATCGAACGTCCCGCGCATTGCTGGTGAGAGCGAGTGTGATCAACCGACGCCGCAGCTCCGGTATTCAACCTCCGAACGCAGTTCGCGCAAATGGAAACAGAGTAAGTCCAAACCCGATCGAGGGCGAGACGTTTGTCAGACTGAGCAATCTTCAGATTCGAGATACCGTCGGGAACTCAATCCGGCACTTCATCGACGACGATGCAAAGGCCATCACGCTGACCGTTCCCAGATTCCGATCTGAAGCACCTGCAACGCACGTGTTGATGTCTCCGAATGGTGATCTGCTTCGCGGTCACCTGATCAATGCCGATGAGACCTTTGTGCGATTCGAATCTCAGCAGGAAACACTGCAGATTGAACGGCATCGTATCGCTTCCATCATCTGGCTGACGCCTCCGCCGGATATTCCGAGCGGGGCAATGGGCAGTGATGGGACCAGTGAGCAGGTGACAGGCGCAACGCTTGTGAAGGATGAGCATGCGATTCAGATTGTCATGGACCAGGGGCTGGCGATGAGTCTGATTCCTGGTCAGATGGATGACACCGCGCTGACGGGAACATCCAGCATGCTCGGCAACTGTCAAATTCCATCGGGCAGCATTCGCGAGATCTTCTCCGGCCAATGGAATTCCGATGAAAACTTCGCCAGCTACACAGCATGGGACCTTCATCACGCCCCGGACCCGAAATGGCAAATGCCGACAACAGATGAGCAGGTGATGGAACTTGTTGGAGAACCTGCACCGGACCTGTCGCTACCGATGCTGGATGGTTCTCCGTTCCGATTGTCCGACCATTCGGGGAAAGTGCTGATCCTCGATTTCTGGGCATCATGGTGTGGACCGTGCACAAAAATCATGCCCGAATATGTACGAGCGACATCGGAATTCGCCCCGGAAAAAGTAATGCTGGTGGCGGTCAATCTGAAAGAGAAACCTGCGACCGTTTCGAAGTTTCTGGCAGACCGAAATCTGGCACCGACTACGTTACTGGACCGCAATGGTATCGGTGCGACGATCTATGGCGTGTCCGGGATTCCCTGTACGATCATTATC
- the mtnA gene encoding S-methyl-5-thioribose-1-phosphate isomerase, with amino-acid sequence MTVPCDLGATQDRVVARQNGNPMNDDKSGSDFQTLHWKGDAESGVLWMIDQTLLPEVFQEISCPTVEVVWDAIKVLRVRGAPAIGVAAAYGVVVGTQPHRHGTADEFANSLKQVSHFLATSRPTAVNLFWALDRMERHAASLHDLPPAEIHDGLLAEAKRIHQEDVQMCRQMGEHGAALLPESASILTHCNAGALATAGDGTALSVIYSAHRAGKRLHVFADETRPLLQGSRLTAWELSRRQIPVTVICDNMAAQVMKEGRIQAVITGADRIAANGDAANKIGTYGVAVLAKHHGIPFYVAAPSSTFDFNIPDGSLIPIEQRSADEIRCGFGRITAPMEAAVYNPAFDVTPASLITALITERGVIHSPTTQNIASLLGKS; translated from the coding sequence ATGACCGTGCCCTGTGATCTCGGTGCAACGCAGGACCGTGTCGTGGCGCGGCAGAATGGTAATCCGATGAACGACGACAAATCCGGTTCCGATTTTCAGACGCTTCACTGGAAGGGCGATGCAGAATCCGGTGTGCTGTGGATGATTGATCAGACATTGCTTCCCGAGGTTTTTCAGGAAATCTCCTGCCCCACAGTGGAAGTTGTCTGGGATGCAATCAAGGTGTTGCGAGTTCGAGGAGCTCCGGCCATCGGGGTGGCTGCGGCCTATGGTGTCGTCGTCGGAACACAACCTCACCGACACGGAACCGCCGATGAATTTGCAAACAGTCTGAAGCAGGTCAGTCATTTTCTCGCAACAAGTCGACCGACGGCCGTCAATTTATTCTGGGCACTGGATCGAATGGAGCGGCATGCGGCATCACTTCATGATCTGCCGCCCGCCGAGATCCATGACGGACTGCTTGCAGAAGCAAAACGTATCCATCAGGAAGACGTTCAAATGTGTCGGCAGATGGGCGAACACGGTGCGGCGTTGCTGCCCGAATCCGCCTCCATTCTGACTCACTGCAATGCCGGAGCATTGGCCACAGCAGGCGACGGTACGGCTTTGTCCGTGATCTATTCTGCCCATCGGGCCGGAAAACGACTGCACGTCTTTGCAGATGAGACGCGTCCGCTGTTGCAGGGGAGTCGTCTGACGGCGTGGGAATTGTCTCGCCGACAAATTCCCGTGACCGTGATTTGCGATAACATGGCGGCACAAGTGATGAAAGAAGGGCGAATTCAGGCGGTGATCACCGGGGCTGATCGAATTGCGGCAAACGGTGATGCGGCCAACAAGATTGGGACGTACGGGGTGGCCGTCCTTGCGAAACATCATGGCATTCCGTTTTACGTCGCGGCGCCATCGAGCACATTTGATTTCAACATTCCGGATGGAAGTCTGATTCCCATCGAACAACGGTCGGCCGATGAGATTCGCTGTGGATTTGGCCGAATCACAGCGCCGATGGAAGCCGCCGTTTACAACCCGGCGTTCGACGTAACACCGGCGTCGCTGATTACAGCATTGATCACAGAACGCGGCGTGATTCATTCTCCAACAACACAGAACATTGCATCGCTTCTGGGGAAGTCATGA
- a CDS encoding arylsulfatase — protein MNLVQPISAGFILALLACLAATPVAKAASDDSAARPNIIVILADDMGYSDAGCYGGEIQTPNLDSLAANGLRFTQFYNTARCWPSRAVIMTGYYAQQVRRDAHFGTGRRGGQGQRPAWAPLLPALLKSAGYRSYHSGKWHIDGKQLDGGFDRSYSLEDHDRFFYPKRHTQDDQKLPPVERGTNYYATTHIANHAIECLQEHASEHPDRPFLSYIAFTSPHFPLHALQEDIDKYRTTYLQGWNKAQQSRGQRMKDLGIIHHDPPQMERELGPPYDFPKDLDKLGPGEIFRPLPWNELTETQQEFQATKMAIHAAMVDRMDQEIGRVISQLKQMNAFENTLILFASDNGASAEIMVRGDSHNPDAPMGSGETFLCLGPGFSSLANTPHRRHKTWVHEGGISTELIAHWPKGITSRGELRHTPGHLIDIVPTVLDVAGTRAPEEWQGEPVPKAPGHSLVPLFKEDGTVTHEELWWCHDNHRALRLGDWKIVASNGEPWELYDLSKDRGESTNLATAHPEKVTQLERRWNELSEQFQAQSAQ, from the coding sequence ATGAACCTGGTGCAACCGATAAGTGCAGGATTCATTCTGGCCCTCCTGGCCTGTCTGGCGGCAACTCCAGTCGCTAAAGCGGCTTCCGACGATTCTGCCGCCCGCCCCAACATTATCGTGATACTGGCGGACGATATGGGCTATTCGGATGCCGGCTGCTATGGCGGAGAAATTCAAACACCCAATCTTGATTCACTGGCCGCCAATGGCCTGCGATTCACCCAGTTCTACAATACGGCCCGCTGCTGGCCATCGCGGGCCGTGATTATGACCGGCTACTACGCGCAACAGGTCCGGCGGGACGCTCATTTTGGAACAGGACGCCGTGGCGGACAGGGACAGCGGCCAGCATGGGCACCGCTGCTTCCGGCTTTGCTGAAGTCAGCCGGGTATCGATCGTATCATTCCGGCAAATGGCACATCGACGGGAAGCAGCTGGATGGGGGATTCGATCGTTCTTATTCACTGGAAGATCATGATCGGTTCTTTTATCCCAAGCGCCACACACAGGATGATCAAAAGCTGCCTCCGGTGGAACGCGGAACAAATTACTATGCCACAACGCATATCGCCAATCATGCCATTGAGTGTCTCCAGGAACATGCATCTGAACACCCGGATCGGCCATTCCTGAGTTACATCGCGTTTACGTCGCCCCATTTTCCTCTTCACGCGTTACAGGAAGATATTGATAAGTATCGCACGACCTATCTGCAGGGATGGAACAAAGCTCAGCAGTCACGCGGACAGCGCATGAAAGACCTTGGAATCATTCACCACGATCCACCTCAAATGGAACGCGAACTGGGTCCACCTTATGATTTCCCGAAAGATCTGGACAAGCTGGGACCCGGCGAAATCTTTCGTCCTCTGCCGTGGAATGAACTCACCGAAACCCAGCAGGAGTTTCAGGCAACAAAAATGGCGATCCATGCTGCCATGGTCGACCGAATGGATCAGGAGATTGGTCGCGTGATCAGTCAACTGAAACAGATGAATGCCTTCGAGAACACACTGATTCTGTTTGCCTCGGACAACGGGGCCAGTGCTGAAATCATGGTGCGAGGAGACAGCCACAATCCCGACGCTCCGATGGGATCCGGCGAGACCTTTCTCTGCCTGGGGCCTGGCTTTTCAAGCCTTGCCAACACTCCCCATCGTCGACACAAAACCTGGGTGCACGAAGGTGGCATTTCAACAGAGCTGATCGCTCACTGGCCCAAAGGAATCACCTCCAGAGGCGAATTGCGTCATACCCCGGGACACCTGATTGATATCGTCCCGACAGTTCTGGACGTTGCCGGTACAAGAGCCCCGGAAGAATGGCAGGGCGAACCCGTCCCCAAAGCGCCCGGTCACAGTCTGGTGCCCCTTTTCAAAGAGGATGGAACCGTTACGCATGAAGAACTCTGGTGGTGCCACGACAATCATCGAGCTTTGAGACTTGGGGACTGGAAGATCGTCGCTTCCAATGGCGAACCCTGGGAACTGTACGACCTGAGCAAAGATCGTGGGGAATCCACTAATCTGGCAACTGCCCATCCGGAAAAAGTGACGCAGCTGGAACGGCGATGGAACGAATTGTCTGAACAATTTCAGGCGCAGTCCGCTCAGTAA